A window from Spirochaetota bacterium encodes these proteins:
- the uxaC gene encoding glucuronate isomerase, whose amino-acid sequence MERFIHDDFMLQSESARRLFHDYAAAMPIIDYHCHLDPGRLSADHRFGSVTEAWLEGDHYKWRAMRANGIDERLITGDAGDREKFRAWARTVPRTLRNPLYHWTHLELARVFGIDDRLLSDETADWIFDACNEALASPGFGARSIVKKFNVETVCTTDDPVDSLEHHRAWTAGGEAPFALLPAWRPDRALAVDRPHVFGPWRERLEERTGIRIRKYDDLLDALDARHEFFHEAGCRLSDHGLESIPSVDWGEKRVRGIFARALKGEAVAEGETIEFQSALLHRLAVMDWGKGWAQQFHVGVLRNTNARMFVALGQDTGYDSIGDFAHGRSTSRFLDRLDRRGQLARTILYTINPADNALFATMIGNFQDGSVPGKLQFGSGWWFLDQKDGMEAQMNALSNMGLLARFIGMTTDSRSFLSFPRHEYFRRVLCNLIGSDMETGLVPRDTDLLGRMVQDICYFNARDYFAFPV is encoded by the coding sequence ATGGAACGGTTTATTCACGACGATTTCATGCTTCAGTCGGAGAGCGCGCGCAGGCTCTTTCACGACTACGCCGCGGCGATGCCGATCATCGATTACCACTGCCATCTTGATCCGGGACGGCTTTCGGCCGACCATCGTTTCGGGAGCGTCACCGAAGCCTGGCTCGAGGGCGACCATTACAAATGGAGGGCCATGAGGGCCAACGGCATCGATGAGCGCCTTATTACCGGCGACGCCGGCGACAGGGAGAAATTCAGGGCGTGGGCGCGCACCGTTCCCCGCACTCTCAGGAACCCCCTCTATCACTGGACGCATCTCGAACTGGCGCGCGTCTTCGGTATTGACGACAGGCTCCTGAGCGATGAAACCGCCGACTGGATATTCGACGCGTGCAACGAGGCGCTCGCCTCTCCCGGTTTCGGTGCGCGCTCGATAGTGAAAAAATTCAACGTCGAGACAGTGTGTACCACCGACGATCCTGTGGATTCACTCGAACATCATCGCGCATGGACGGCGGGCGGAGAGGCGCCATTCGCGCTGCTTCCGGCCTGGAGGCCGGACAGGGCGCTCGCGGTGGACAGGCCGCACGTCTTCGGGCCATGGCGGGAGAGGCTTGAAGAGCGGACCGGCATCAGGATACGGAAATACGACGACCTGCTCGATGCGCTCGATGCGCGGCACGAGTTTTTCCATGAGGCCGGCTGCAGGCTTTCCGACCACGGGCTGGAGTCGATCCCGTCGGTGGACTGGGGCGAGAAGAGGGTGCGCGGTATATTCGCCCGCGCGCTGAAAGGCGAGGCGGTTGCGGAAGGTGAAACGATTGAGTTTCAATCGGCCCTGCTTCACCGGCTGGCGGTGATGGATTGGGGAAAGGGATGGGCGCAGCAGTTTCATGTGGGCGTGCTGCGCAATACGAACGCCCGGATGTTCGTTGCGCTCGGTCAGGATACCGGCTACGATTCGATAGGGGATTTCGCGCACGGCCGGTCGACCTCCCGCTTCCTGGACCGCCTGGATCGCCGGGGCCAGCTCGCAAGGACCATCCTCTATACCATCAACCCGGCGGACAACGCGCTCTTCGCAACAATGATTGGTAATTTCCAGGACGGTTCGGTGCCCGGCAAACTTCAGTTCGGCAGCGGCTGGTGGTTCCTGGACCAGAAGGACGGCATGGAAGCGCAGATGAACGCCCTTTCCAACATGGGGCTTCTGGCCCGGTTCATCGGGATGACGACCGATTCGAGGAGCTTTCTGTCTTTTCCGCGCCACGAGTACTTCAGGCGTGTGCTGTGCAACCTGATCGGTTCGGACATGGAAACCGGCCTCGTTCCCCGCGACACGGACCTTCTCGGCCGGATGGTCCAGGACATCTGTTATTTCAACGCCAGGGACTATTTCGCTTTTCCGGTGTAA
- a CDS encoding flavin reductase family protein, which produces MKKHELDARSFLYPMPATLVGANVEGRPNYLVVAFCGIMNAHPPIISVSINHSHYTNIGIIENKTFSVNIPSAEMAVKTDYCGLVSGAEVDKSAVFVSFYGKLQTAPMIEECPLNLECRLVQTIDFDVDIAYIAEIVSVYTENRYLTEGRLDVKKIDPLLFAMHERAYYRVGDYVGQAWNIGAVLKGRGEINKKK; this is translated from the coding sequence GTGAAAAAGCATGAACTGGACGCCCGTTCCTTCCTATATCCCATGCCGGCGACGCTCGTGGGGGCGAACGTCGAGGGAAGGCCGAATTATCTGGTTGTAGCGTTCTGCGGCATAATGAATGCGCACCCTCCAATAATTTCCGTTTCAATCAACCACTCTCATTACACCAATATCGGCATAATAGAAAACAAGACATTCAGCGTAAACATCCCGTCAGCGGAAATGGCCGTAAAAACGGATTATTGCGGACTGGTATCCGGGGCCGAGGTCGATAAATCGGCCGTATTTGTTAGTTTTTACGGGAAGCTTCAGACGGCTCCGATGATTGAGGAATGCCCGCTTAACCTCGAATGCCGCCTGGTACAGACTATTGATTTTGATGTCGATATCGCGTATATAGCGGAGATCGTTTCGGTATATACTGAAAACCGCTATCTTACCGAAGGCCGGCTCGATGTTAAAAAAATCGATCCGCTCCTCTTCGCGATGCATGAACGGGCCTATTACAGGGTTGGCGATTACGTAGGCCAGGCCTGGAATATAGGCGCCGTTCTTAAGGGAAGGGGCGAAATTAATAAAAAGAAGTAA
- a CDS encoding MFS transporter, with product MKFNYGKIFLLGFGSFGFSAVWFIYNSFVPLFLQERFLMAPAMIGFFMTLDNIAALFIQPPMGAWSDRVRTRIGRRMPFIILGIPVAATAFVFVPLAPILPLFAVCTGTFILSMAIWRTPVVALLADITPSANRSQANGITNFMGGIGGIIAALGGGALFAMNHAYPFWLGSCLVVLAGGMLFAFIREPREYESNFEEKPELWANLKIILRDRERSALRIFLAHFFWFIALNAIEAFFTLYAKNHLGYPGEHGSRILGQFLLTLVLFALPAGIIGGKIGRKRSIMLGLSVLMVTLLTIFFLDREVLTIVLTTLPVLGSVPVVGGLLMICGIAWMMVNVNSLPMVVDMTDGLRAGTYTGIYYLFITAAAIAGPNINGWIIQLSGSDYSSIYISSAVFVGIAFIMMLGVRRGEARSGHSVKVD from the coding sequence ATGAAATTCAATTATGGCAAGATATTTCTGCTCGGCTTCGGCTCGTTCGGGTTCAGCGCCGTCTGGTTTATTTATAACAGCTTTGTCCCACTCTTCCTGCAGGAGCGTTTCCTCATGGCGCCGGCAATGATCGGTTTTTTCATGACGCTTGACAATATAGCGGCGCTTTTTATTCAGCCGCCGATGGGGGCGTGGTCCGACCGGGTCCGAACACGCATCGGGCGCCGAATGCCGTTTATCATCCTCGGGATCCCGGTGGCGGCCACGGCTTTCGTTTTCGTCCCCCTGGCTCCGATACTCCCTCTATTCGCCGTCTGTACGGGTACATTTATTCTCAGCATGGCAATCTGGCGCACTCCGGTGGTCGCACTTCTTGCCGACATCACCCCTTCCGCCAACCGCTCACAGGCGAACGGAATCACTAATTTTATGGGCGGAATCGGCGGAATCATAGCCGCCCTCGGCGGAGGGGCCCTATTCGCCATGAACCATGCATATCCGTTCTGGCTGGGATCGTGCCTGGTGGTCCTCGCCGGCGGCATGCTTTTCGCCTTCATCCGCGAACCAAGGGAATACGAATCGAACTTCGAGGAAAAGCCGGAGCTTTGGGCGAACCTCAAGATTATACTGCGCGACCGGGAGCGCAGCGCCCTGCGTATTTTTCTCGCACATTTCTTCTGGTTTATCGCCCTTAACGCCATCGAAGCGTTTTTCACCCTGTACGCAAAGAATCACCTCGGCTATCCCGGGGAGCACGGTTCGCGCATCCTGGGTCAGTTCCTGCTCACGCTGGTGCTGTTCGCGCTTCCGGCCGGGATCATTGGCGGCAAAATCGGAAGGAAACGCTCGATCATGCTCGGCCTTTCGGTTCTCATGGTGACGCTCCTTACGATCTTTTTTCTGGACCGCGAAGTCCTTACAATCGTTCTGACAACGCTGCCGGTACTGGGCTCCGTGCCGGTCGTCGGCGGATTGCTTATGATCTGCGGCATCGCCTGGATGATGGTGAACGTCAATTCTCTCCCGATGGTGGTCGATATGACCGACGGTCTTCGCGCCGGCACGTATACCGGTATCTATTACCTGTTTATAACCGCAGCGGCGATCGCCGGACCCAATATCAATGGATGGATAATACAGCTCTCCGGAAGCGATTACAGCTCGATCTACATCTCCTCCGCGGTTTTCGTCGGAATAGCCTTTATCATGATGCTTGGTGTGCGCAGGGGCGAGGCGCGGTCCGGTCATTCGGTGAAGGTTGACTGA
- a CDS encoding glycoside hydrolase family 2 TIM barrel-domain containing protein produces the protein MDIVIIILLIPLAIISAGALFVLYLLFLYPREILRHPIPVIGAGDDGFEIREIKGIPYILSGGLPYPTHFEQSSHRIFDLNGVWQMRFDPKDLGESAGWPILTLPDDGWNPVKIPSTFNNAAGGHTSYEGPVWFHRRFRTGTVKTAGLIARLRFDGVLLRSTVWLNGTKLGIREGGYTPFFFDVSGILNYKGDNHLVVKTDNRLTWTSLPPKIWKHHHAGWHTYGGIYRGVRIELLPDQYIFKAAAESQISGKFANLRLDVLVHTAGERHALSLTCSVYGPDGRRIGIRKKGPVEPKDAISAHRFAFRVDRPSLWSPEHPCLYTVRLSLRRKGARQDLAFKTGIRRISVAGTSIELNGSPVFLKGICKHEDDPLLGATQNAAVIARDLAIVKKLNANYIRMAHYPHCVEELIAARDAGLLLGEEIANYQTGTGFAAWHEEKQGILRFPVRMFGMRQMMNRTLLLNAQREIAEMIERDRNNPAIIIWSVGNETYTLFKNGEKVYAWLRDVVRALDTTRPVTMAELTYNISFFDTNRRAAASMDVISVNMYCGWYYGGTADIGPHLDRLHRSFPGKPVIISEFGADAAPGRKEEDGIWKAERVGFGKTYSEEYQAMVIREYWNAARSRPFVAGISPWVFSDFYCTWFPNNPVPFYNLKGITSARRVPKAAFHLLRKLYGER, from the coding sequence ATGGATATCGTTATCATCATATTGTTGATCCCGCTGGCAATCATCTCCGCGGGCGCCCTCTTCGTGCTATATCTTTTATTCCTTTATCCCAGAGAAATTCTGCGACACCCGATTCCCGTTATCGGAGCCGGGGATGATGGATTCGAAATCAGAGAGATCAAGGGAATACCCTATATCCTCTCGGGCGGGCTGCCGTACCCGACTCACTTCGAACAATCCAGTCACCGGATCTTCGACCTCAACGGCGTTTGGCAAATGCGATTCGACCCGAAAGACCTGGGAGAATCCGCCGGCTGGCCGATCCTAACGCTTCCCGACGATGGCTGGAATCCGGTAAAAATTCCATCAACGTTCAACAACGCGGCGGGCGGTCATACATCATATGAGGGGCCGGTGTGGTTCCACCGGCGATTCAGGACCGGTACCGTGAAGACCGCCGGCCTGATAGCGCGGCTTCGCTTCGACGGCGTTCTGCTGCGAAGCACCGTCTGGCTCAACGGTACGAAGCTCGGCATTCGCGAAGGCGGATATACTCCGTTTTTTTTCGATGTCAGCGGGATACTCAACTACAAGGGCGACAACCATCTTGTCGTCAAAACCGATAACCGTCTCACCTGGACATCCCTCCCCCCGAAGATATGGAAACACCATCATGCCGGATGGCACACCTACGGCGGCATATATCGGGGCGTACGCATTGAGCTTTTGCCTGACCAGTACATATTTAAAGCTGCGGCCGAATCACAGATCTCCGGGAAGTTTGCGAATCTGCGACTGGACGTGCTGGTCCATACCGCAGGCGAAAGGCATGCGTTGTCGCTCACCTGTTCGGTATACGGTCCTGACGGCAGGCGTATCGGAATACGGAAGAAGGGGCCCGTCGAACCTAAGGATGCAATCAGCGCCCACAGGTTCGCCTTCCGCGTCGATCGTCCTTCTCTCTGGAGTCCGGAACATCCGTGCCTGTACACCGTCAGGCTCTCCCTGAGAAGGAAAGGCGCGCGCCAGGACCTGGCCTTCAAGACCGGTATTCGCCGCATATCGGTCGCCGGTACGTCCATCGAGCTGAACGGCTCCCCGGTCTTTCTGAAGGGAATCTGCAAACACGAGGACGACCCCCTTCTCGGCGCCACGCAGAACGCCGCCGTCATCGCTCGCGACCTTGCAATCGTTAAAAAATTGAACGCCAACTACATCCGCATGGCCCACTATCCCCATTGCGTCGAGGAGCTCATTGCGGCGCGCGATGCGGGCCTCCTGCTCGGCGAGGAAATCGCCAATTACCAGACCGGCACCGGCTTCGCCGCCTGGCACGAAGAGAAGCAGGGGATACTCCGGTTCCCCGTTCGAATGTTCGGCATGCGGCAGATGATGAACCGTACCCTCCTGCTCAACGCACAGCGCGAAATCGCCGAGATGATTGAGCGCGACCGCAACAATCCCGCCATCATTATATGGAGCGTCGGCAATGAGACGTATACGCTGTTTAAAAACGGTGAAAAGGTATATGCGTGGCTTCGCGATGTTGTGCGAGCGCTGGATACCACCCGTCCGGTTACGATGGCCGAGCTGACCTACAACATTTCCTTTTTCGATACCAATCGTCGAGCGGCGGCGAGCATGGACGTCATTTCGGTAAACATGTACTGCGGCTGGTATTACGGCGGCACCGCGGACATCGGTCCCCACCTCGACCGTCTGCACCGCAGCTTCCCTGGAAAACCCGTCATCATATCCGAATTCGGAGCCGACGCGGCGCCCGGCCGAAAAGAGGAAGATGGAATCTGGAAAGCCGAACGGGTTGGATTCGGCAAAACCTACTCGGAAGAATACCAGGCAATGGTCATCAGGGAATACTGGAACGCGGCCAGGTCGCGTCCTTTTGTGGCCGGAATATCACCCTGGGTTTTCTCTGATTTTTACTGCACATGGTTTCCCAATAATCCGGTTCCATTTTATAATCTGAAAGGGATTACTTCCGCCAGGCGCGTCCCCAAAGCGGCTTTCCATCTGTTGCGAAAACTCTACGGCGAGAGGTAA
- a CDS encoding tagaturonate epimerase family protein, with protein MEDIRHIADSLSRDEVPETFGDLHVYPRSRLVVDNTRILMIRRGGIGQLLATGSGPLFDALGGQEAGSCRLCPLNEATRSAINRHFPFTIPAPAGRLRAGIGLGDRLGRASSGHIRALEGKGVFPILAQQSMRELSLTGRTYSDVLDAACFAVLREGYVGGYGADGDHLKNEADIAAAIGLGFSMITLDCSEFIDATTESLGPQALKKRYAEIPSVVRGGYERAYSGESFRVGTAEIFFDREELARCMLLYSGVIDFAEKIFKDHIRTAGREIDFELSIDETSTPTTPEAHYLVAAELRRRGVELTSIAPRFCGEFQKGVDYRGSADRFEMEFAVHAAIADDFGYRLSVHSGSDKFAVFPAIGELTGGRFHVKTAGTSWLEAVRLVARRNPTLYRKVHAKAIESFSLAREYYHVSADPASIAPLDSVADGDLSGYLDDDNARQVLHITYGFILNRTAEGTINPLGQEFLSALDAEEDLYRDMLAAHIGKHLALLGK; from the coding sequence ATGGAAGATATACGACATATCGCGGATTCGCTTTCTCGTGATGAAGTTCCGGAAACCTTCGGAGACTTACATGTATATCCGCGTTCCCGCCTCGTCGTAGACAATACCCGCATTCTCATGATACGCAGGGGCGGGATCGGCCAGCTGCTTGCCACCGGATCGGGCCCATTATTCGATGCTCTCGGGGGGCAGGAGGCCGGTTCCTGCCGGTTGTGTCCCCTGAATGAAGCCACGCGCAGCGCGATCAACCGGCACTTTCCCTTTACGATCCCTGCGCCGGCAGGTAGGCTCCGCGCCGGGATCGGTCTCGGTGACAGGCTCGGACGTGCGTCCTCAGGGCATATACGGGCCTTGGAGGGGAAGGGCGTATTCCCTATCCTCGCCCAGCAGAGCATGCGCGAGCTTTCGCTGACCGGCAGGACATATTCGGACGTCCTCGATGCCGCCTGTTTCGCCGTTCTTCGCGAAGGATATGTCGGGGGGTACGGAGCCGACGGCGACCATCTTAAAAACGAGGCCGATATAGCGGCGGCAATCGGGCTTGGTTTTTCGATGATTACGCTCGACTGTTCGGAATTTATCGACGCGACGACGGAATCACTCGGCCCGCAGGCGCTTAAAAAGCGCTATGCCGAAATTCCGTCAGTCGTCCGCGGGGGGTATGAGCGCGCATACTCTGGAGAGTCGTTCAGGGTCGGCACCGCCGAGATCTTCTTTGATCGGGAGGAGCTCGCCCGGTGCATGCTCCTGTATTCAGGCGTCATTGATTTCGCGGAGAAAATATTCAAAGACCATATTCGGACCGCGGGCAGGGAAATCGATTTCGAGCTTTCTATCGACGAAACGTCCACGCCGACCACGCCCGAGGCGCATTATCTGGTCGCCGCCGAGCTTAGACGGCGCGGGGTCGAGCTTACCAGTATCGCTCCGCGTTTCTGCGGAGAGTTCCAGAAAGGCGTCGATTACCGCGGCAGCGCGGACCGATTCGAGATGGAGTTCGCGGTCCACGCCGCGATAGCCGACGATTTCGGTTACCGCCTGAGCGTTCATTCGGGCAGCGACAAGTTCGCCGTATTTCCCGCAATAGGCGAACTCACAGGCGGACGATTCCATGTAAAAACCGCGGGGACCAGCTGGCTCGAAGCGGTCAGGCTCGTCGCGCGCAGGAACCCGACGCTTTATAGGAAAGTACACGCAAAAGCGATCGAGAGCTTTTCGCTGGCCCGGGAATATTATCATGTGTCTGCCGACCCGGCATCCATCGCTCCGCTCGATTCTGTCGCCGATGGTGATCTATCAGGATATCTCGACGACGACAATGCCCGGCAGGTGCTGCACATCACGTACGGATTCATCCTGAACAGGACGGCGGAGGGAACGATCAATCCGCTTGGACAGGAATTCCTGTCGGCCCTCGATGCGGAAGAAGACCTGTATCGCGACATGCTGGCCGCCCACATAGGAAAACATCTCGCCCTGCTCGGGAAATAG